Proteins found in one Aquibium microcysteis genomic segment:
- a CDS encoding ABC transporter permease produces MRSNSVILAVARAILARLLVAIPMLLGVVLVTFLLIRIGTRDASLMLAGPFADAAMLERIRSNLGLDRPLYEQFFIYVGNLMQGDFGLSWISGRPVIDEIRPRLVATMELLLPAFVIGGFAGASLGIASAFRYGSRFDHSARFLSLLGFSVPTYWIGLMAIFLFYSVFGIAAAPMGRIGMASFPPMPVTGSVLIDGALAGDWEVVLDALHHLALPVTILAIIIAAPILKHSRVIALDVINSDYVSYARSCGLPPRIVRQIVVRNSLAPILTLAGSELTGTLAAVSLLELIFAWGGFGQWGLNAILSGDFAAVQGYVAVIALFSIGVFLVIDLLVLWLEPRTRS; encoded by the coding sequence GTGAGATCCAACTCGGTCATCCTCGCAGTCGCGCGGGCCATCCTCGCGCGACTGCTGGTCGCCATACCGATGCTGCTGGGGGTGGTGCTCGTCACCTTCCTGCTCATCCGGATCGGCACCCGGGACGCCTCGCTGATGCTGGCAGGACCCTTCGCGGACGCGGCGATGCTGGAACGCATCCGCAGCAACCTCGGACTGGACCGGCCGCTCTACGAGCAGTTCTTCATCTATGTCGGCAATCTGATGCAGGGCGATTTCGGCCTGTCCTGGATTTCCGGGCGCCCGGTGATCGACGAGATCCGGCCGAGGCTGGTGGCGACGATGGAACTGCTGCTGCCGGCCTTCGTCATCGGCGGCTTCGCCGGTGCCTCGCTCGGCATCGCCTCGGCCTTCCGTTACGGCTCGCGGTTCGACCACTCCGCTCGCTTCCTCTCGCTTCTCGGCTTCTCGGTACCGACCTACTGGATCGGATTGATGGCGATCTTCCTGTTCTATTCCGTGTTCGGCATCGCCGCCGCTCCGATGGGACGCATCGGCATGGCCTCTTTCCCGCCGATGCCGGTGACCGGCAGCGTCCTGATCGACGGCGCTCTGGCGGGCGACTGGGAGGTCGTTCTCGACGCGCTGCACCATCTCGCGCTGCCCGTGACCATCCTCGCGATCATCATCGCTGCCCCCATTCTCAAGCATTCGCGCGTCATCGCGCTGGACGTCATCAACAGCGACTACGTGTCCTATGCCCGTTCCTGCGGACTGCCGCCGCGCATCGTCCGCCAGATCGTCGTCCGCAACAGCCTGGCGCCGATCCTGACGCTCGCCGGCTCCGAACTGACCGGCACGCTGGCGGCGGTCTCGCTGCTCGAGCTCATCTTCGCCTGGGGCGGCTTCGGACAATGGGGCCTCAACGCGATCCTCTCGGGCGATTTCGCGGCCGTCCAGGGCTATGTCGCGGTCATTGCGCTGTTCTCGATCGGCGTCTTCCTGGTGATCGACCTTCTCGTGCTCTGGCTCGAGCCGCGGACGAGGAGCTGA
- a CDS encoding ABC transporter permease: MAIAISEIRAGDRLARLWRRSSSFVVGSALVALLVLTALLCGFVSPYGPTQVLPNAILQAPSAAHWFGTDGNGMDVFTRVLYGARYAIAIALPSAFVMVAVGVPLGLIAGYYGGVVDEVLTRMLDVLRAFPSIILALAVVSATGQSLINVVVVIGLIDAPIFARVVRSEVISIRRSDFVASAVVTGNPTWRILFVHLLPNTIKGAAALLPLRMAWALRVSATLAFVGVGIQAPEPEWGALIRQGAEYIISGQHWVAMFPGIALVIAVFGFNLMGDGLQELTDPRLDVKK, translated from the coding sequence ATGGCCATCGCGATCTCCGAGATCAGGGCGGGCGACCGGCTGGCGCGGCTTTGGCGGCGCTCGTCGAGCTTCGTCGTCGGCAGCGCGCTGGTGGCGCTGCTCGTCCTCACCGCGCTCCTCTGCGGCTTCGTCAGTCCCTACGGACCGACGCAGGTCCTGCCCAATGCCATTCTCCAGGCGCCGTCCGCCGCCCACTGGTTCGGCACCGACGGCAACGGCATGGACGTCTTCACCCGCGTCCTCTACGGCGCGCGTTACGCCATCGCCATCGCCCTGCCGTCCGCCTTCGTCATGGTGGCGGTCGGGGTGCCGCTCGGGCTGATCGCCGGCTATTACGGCGGCGTGGTCGACGAGGTGCTGACGCGCATGCTCGACGTGCTGCGCGCCTTCCCCTCGATCATCCTGGCGCTCGCCGTCGTCTCGGCCACCGGGCAGTCGCTGATCAACGTGGTCGTCGTCATCGGGCTGATCGACGCGCCGATCTTCGCCCGCGTGGTCCGCTCGGAGGTCATTTCGATCCGGCGCAGCGACTTCGTCGCCTCCGCCGTCGTCACCGGCAACCCGACCTGGCGCATCCTGTTCGTCCATCTCCTGCCGAACACCATCAAGGGCGCGGCGGCCCTGCTGCCGCTGCGCATGGCCTGGGCGCTCCGCGTCTCGGCGACGCTCGCCTTCGTGGGCGTCGGCATCCAGGCGCCGGAGCCGGAATGGGGCGCGCTGATCCGCCAGGGCGCGGAATACATCATCAGCGGCCAGCACTGGGTGGCGATGTTCCCGGGCATCGCGCTGGTCATCGCCGTCTTCGGCTTCAACCTGATGGGCGACGGCCTTCAGGAGCTCACCGACCCGCGCCTGGACGTCAAGAAATGA